A part of candidate division KSB1 bacterium genomic DNA contains:
- a CDS encoding endonuclease MutS2 yields the protein MLWNKVSALLEFDKVLNHLAALTTCELGRERVDAVRPFSTVEQAQAALTLLTEVRDLLNAGAPLPLYGLQDVRSPLRKAAVAGGLLSIEECARIASTLEVVRHLHGFLKTHGEGYPHVHELIAQLGTYRELEDELKRCIDCEALHIRDGASAELARVRREILRQQERARQILEQLARRLAAQGALQEQGSTIRDGRLVLVVREEYRNRVKGFIHGRSASGASLFVEPVETFEVNNLIRELFLRQAEEEEKVLRRLTSLIGSRAQELLQDMETLAELDFVNAKALLSQKLQAHQPLINNQGLIRICQGRHPLLLLKHGGQEVVPLDLTLGEEFSTLVISGPNAGGKTVALKTVGLLSLMAQSGLHVPASPESEFALFSSCFADIGDEQSIEQDLSTFSSHVANLKLILQEADGASLVLIDEIGAGTDPEEGVALAMSVLEVLTKRGARTIVTTHHGALKAFAFRTPGVANGSMEFDPETLRPTYRFRAGMPGSSYAFQIARRLGLAPEVLDRATELVGPQKSSVEGLIAELEEELLRYRRLVADLQAKEKELATLIADYQQRSTELARQTRALQRKAAQEAEQLLREANATVERAVREIREQHASREAIRAAKQLIAEQRQKAEALARLADEPSAEPAPSLLPVEGPIAKGDTVLWNRYGTTGTVASDPDEDGKVLVQAGSVSTWVRLHELTKVVGHKSRSGGITYHVSSTASASDEIDLRGLSAEEALEQLSKFLDTAALTGLHSVRIIHGKGTGTLRKHVGEYLRSHPLVKETRLGAWNEGGSGVTIAELRTE from the coding sequence ACGCAGGTGCACCCTTGCCCTTGTACGGGCTTCAAGATGTCCGCTCTCCCCTGCGCAAAGCAGCGGTGGCAGGAGGCCTCCTGAGCATTGAGGAGTGTGCGCGCATCGCCAGCACCCTTGAAGTCGTTCGACACCTGCACGGGTTCCTCAAGACGCACGGCGAAGGCTACCCCCACGTGCACGAACTCATCGCTCAGTTGGGGACCTACCGCGAACTCGAGGACGAGCTCAAGAGGTGCATAGACTGCGAGGCCCTGCACATTCGCGATGGCGCCAGCGCCGAGCTCGCCCGGGTACGGCGCGAGATCCTGCGCCAACAGGAACGGGCGCGTCAGATTTTGGAGCAACTGGCTCGCCGTTTGGCCGCGCAAGGGGCGTTACAAGAACAAGGCAGCACCATTCGCGATGGCCGCCTGGTGCTGGTGGTCAGAGAAGAGTACCGGAACAGGGTGAAGGGGTTCATTCACGGCCGCTCGGCCAGTGGCGCAAGCTTGTTTGTCGAGCCGGTGGAGACATTCGAGGTCAACAACCTGATACGCGAGCTTTTCTTGCGCCAGGCTGAGGAAGAAGAAAAGGTCTTGCGCCGCCTCACCAGCTTGATTGGTAGCCGGGCGCAGGAGCTTCTGCAGGACATGGAGACCCTGGCTGAGCTGGACTTTGTCAATGCCAAGGCGCTCCTTTCGCAAAAGTTGCAGGCACACCAGCCGCTCATCAACAATCAGGGGCTGATCCGGATCTGCCAGGGACGACATCCGCTGCTTTTGCTCAAACACGGCGGCCAAGAGGTGGTGCCTCTGGACCTCACCCTCGGGGAGGAATTCTCCACGCTGGTGATCAGTGGACCGAACGCGGGTGGCAAGACGGTGGCACTCAAGACGGTTGGGCTTCTGTCCCTCATGGCCCAGAGCGGGCTGCATGTGCCCGCCAGCCCGGAATCGGAGTTTGCCCTGTTTTCCTCCTGCTTCGCCGACATAGGCGATGAGCAGTCCATCGAACAGGACCTCTCCACCTTCTCGTCGCACGTGGCGAACCTGAAGCTCATCCTCCAAGAGGCCGATGGCGCAAGCCTTGTGCTCATCGACGAGATCGGGGCCGGCACTGACCCAGAGGAGGGGGTGGCGCTCGCCATGAGTGTGCTTGAGGTGCTGACTAAGCGCGGCGCAAGGACTATTGTCACCACACACCACGGTGCACTCAAGGCGTTTGCGTTTCGCACGCCGGGTGTGGCCAACGGCTCCATGGAATTTGACCCGGAGACGCTGCGCCCCACCTACCGTTTCCGCGCGGGAATGCCCGGGTCTAGCTACGCCTTTCAGATTGCGCGCCGCCTGGGGCTGGCTCCCGAGGTGTTGGACAGGGCCACGGAGCTGGTGGGCCCGCAAAAGAGCAGCGTCGAGGGGTTGATCGCCGAGCTAGAGGAAGAACTGCTGCGCTACAGGCGGCTGGTGGCCGACCTTCAGGCCAAGGAAAAGGAGTTGGCGACCCTCATTGCCGATTATCAACAGCGGAGCACCGAACTGGCCCGACAGACGCGTGCCCTGCAGCGCAAAGCGGCCCAGGAGGCCGAGCAGCTGCTGCGTGAGGCCAACGCAACGGTCGAGCGTGCCGTTCGGGAGATTCGCGAGCAGCATGCCTCGCGCGAAGCCATCCGCGCCGCCAAACAGCTCATCGCCGAACAGCGGCAAAAAGCGGAGGCCCTGGCACGCCTGGCCGATGAGCCATCGGCTGAACCTGCGCCTTCCTTACTACCCGTCGAAGGTCCCATCGCCAAGGGCGATACGGTACTATGGAACCGCTACGGCACTACGGGAACAGTTGCCTCGGACCCCGACGAAGATGGCAAGGTATTGGTGCAGGCCGGGAGCGTCTCAACGTGGGTCCGGCTGCACGAACTCACCAAGGTGGTAGGGCACAAGAGCCGCAGCGGCGGCATCACCTATCATGTCAGCAGCACCGCGAGTGCCAGCGACGAGATTGACCTGCGCGGGTTATCAGCGGAGGAAGCGCTCGAACAGTTGTCGAAGTTTCTGGACACGGCAGCCCTTACTGGTTTGCACAGTGTGCGCATAATCCATGGCAAAGGCACGGGCACTCTGCGGAAGCACGTGGGCGAGTATTTGCGCTCTCACCCCTTGGTCAAAGAGACGCGTCTGGGAGCATGGAATGAAGGCGGGAGCGGGGTAACAATTGCCGAGCTGAGGACGGAGTGA